A DNA window from Abyssibacter profundi contains the following coding sequences:
- a CDS encoding ApeI family dehydratase has protein sequence MTAVRWTTLPIEQRRSEHGLELVCHWQIPEHLAYFRGHFTQTPIVPGVALTHWAIRTSCEHFDQAPHVASIANLKFHHVLTPHDEVTLTLQHNPEAGSTRFRYAQGERTYASGRINWR, from the coding sequence ATGACCGCCGTCCGCTGGACAACGCTGCCTATCGAGCAGCGCCGGAGTGAACACGGCCTGGAATTGGTTTGCCACTGGCAAATTCCCGAGCATCTGGCGTATTTCCGGGGCCATTTCACCCAAACGCCGATTGTTCCGGGCGTCGCGCTAACGCATTGGGCCATTCGCACGAGCTGCGAACACTTCGATCAAGCCCCCCACGTGGCCAGCATTGCCAATCTCAAATTTCACCATGTCCTGACCCCGCACGACGAGGTTACGCTGACGCTGCAACACAACCCCGAGGCAGGCAGCACCCGGTTTCGCTATGCCCAGGGTGAGCGCACCTATGCCAGCGGCCGGATCAACTGGCGTTGA
- the fabG gene encoding 3-oxoacyl-ACP reductase FabG: MTESAESILITGASRGIGRAAAERLAADGYTVVINYRSRDDEAAAVLDAIVQAGGQGRLLKFDVGNREQARQAITADIEANGAYYGVVLSAGVSSDGAFPALGEADWDRVMTTNLDGFYNVLHPLTMPMIRRRAPGRIVALTSVSGLMGNRGQVNYSASKAGIIGAAKALAVELAGRKITVNCVAPGPIRTEMISEAPMEEMLKLIPAKRIGEPEEVAALIAFLCSKDAGYITRQVISINGGMLG, translated from the coding sequence ATGACTGAATCAGCTGAATCCATATTGATTACCGGGGCTAGCCGGGGCATTGGTCGGGCCGCTGCGGAGCGGCTGGCCGCCGATGGCTACACCGTGGTCATCAACTACCGCAGCCGTGATGACGAGGCGGCGGCCGTGCTGGATGCGATTGTCCAGGCCGGGGGGCAGGGGCGCCTGCTCAAGTTCGACGTGGGCAACCGCGAGCAGGCCCGGCAGGCCATTACTGCGGATATTGAGGCGAACGGCGCCTATTACGGGGTGGTGCTCAGCGCGGGCGTGTCCAGCGACGGTGCCTTTCCCGCGCTGGGTGAGGCCGACTGGGACCGCGTCATGACCACCAACCTCGACGGTTTCTACAACGTCTTGCATCCGCTGACCATGCCGATGATCCGGCGCCGAGCACCCGGGCGCATCGTGGCGCTGACGTCGGTCTCTGGCCTCATGGGCAATCGCGGTCAGGTGAACTACAGTGCATCGAAGGCCGGCATCATCGGCGCCGCCAAGGCCTTGGCAGTGGAGCTGGCCGGTCGCAAGATCACCGTCAACTGCGTGGCCCCTGGCCCGATTCGCACCGAGATGATCAGCGAGGCGCCCATGGAAGAAATGCTGAAGCTCATCCCTGCCAAGCGCATCGGCGAGCCGGAAGAGGTCGCGGCGCTCATCGCATTTCTGTGCTCCAAGGATGCCGGCTACATCACCCGACAGGTGATCTCCATTAACGGAGGCATGCTTGGCTAA
- a CDS encoding AMP-binding protein produces the protein MTVVAGWQSRRESVVEPAVLWARAAALAGADPARPLLNLCVDRMDFATVLLAAARRGQPCLLPSADSAAAIEAVLARYPDAQACRDVDAPLPRTGTRDAQGLDKLPDAQLATVGFTSGSTGAPKPVSKTWANLLGDARCLVAGLDRHGLAQHAALVATVPPQHMYGLELTVLTVLAGRYRVHAGRPFFPADVASALEAVDGPRVLVSTPVHLQAVLKSQVVLPPIDVVISASAPLSAELARSLESTLGCRVVEIYGSTETGAIASREPCRDAIWQLFPGIRFDAVDGGLVCEHLPQQAQVQDQIEVVNATGFRLLGRPDDMIKVAGKRYSRQALTRQLLAIPGVEDAAVVGLSGAGRVGAVVVGSPSSSQIRRWLAERIDPVFIPRPLRRVSAIPKTATGKPTAAAIRVLLEQGEAD, from the coding sequence ATGACCGTGGTCGCTGGCTGGCAAAGTCGTCGCGAATCGGTGGTGGAACCTGCGGTGCTGTGGGCGAGAGCGGCCGCGTTGGCAGGGGCCGATCCAGCCCGACCACTGCTCAATCTGTGCGTGGACCGCATGGATTTCGCCACCGTGTTGCTGGCTGCGGCGCGGCGTGGTCAGCCCTGTCTGCTGCCCAGCGCGGATTCTGCCGCGGCGATTGAGGCGGTGCTCGCGCGGTACCCGGACGCCCAGGCTTGTCGGGATGTGGATGCGCCGCTCCCCAGGACGGGCACCCGAGACGCCCAGGGCCTGGATAAGCTGCCCGATGCGCAGCTGGCCACCGTGGGCTTTACCTCGGGCAGCACCGGCGCCCCAAAGCCCGTGAGCAAGACTTGGGCAAACCTGCTGGGGGATGCGCGGTGTCTGGTCGCCGGTCTGGACCGGCATGGTCTGGCACAGCATGCTGCGTTGGTGGCCACCGTGCCGCCGCAGCACATGTACGGGCTTGAGCTGACGGTGCTGACGGTACTGGCTGGCCGATACCGTGTTCATGCGGGCCGACCATTTTTTCCGGCGGATGTTGCGTCTGCGCTGGAGGCCGTGGATGGGCCGCGAGTGCTGGTGAGCACGCCGGTGCATCTCCAGGCCGTGCTGAAGAGCCAGGTTGTGCTGCCACCCATCGATGTTGTGATCTCAGCGTCAGCGCCGCTGTCAGCCGAGCTCGCGCGGTCGCTCGAATCAACGCTGGGGTGTCGGGTGGTCGAGATTTACGGCAGCACCGAAACCGGGGCGATTGCCAGTCGTGAGCCCTGCCGCGACGCGATCTGGCAGTTGTTTCCCGGCATCCGGTTCGATGCGGTGGACGGCGGATTGGTCTGCGAGCATCTGCCGCAGCAGGCTCAGGTCCAGGACCAGATCGAGGTCGTGAATGCCACAGGGTTTCGGCTGCTTGGTCGGCCGGACGACATGATCAAGGTGGCCGGCAAGCGCTATTCCAGGCAGGCGCTGACGCGGCAGTTACTGGCCATCCCCGGCGTGGAAGATGCGGCTGTGGTGGGCCTGTCCGGCGCGGGACGGGTCGGCGCGGTGGTCGTCGGATCACCGTCGAGTTCGCAGATTCGTCGCTGGCTGGCCGAGCGCATCGACCCGGTGTTTATCCCCCGACCATTGCGTCGGGTGAGCGCGATTCCCAAGACAGCGACCGGCAAGCCGACGGCTGCGGCGATTCGCGTCTTGCTGGAGCAGGGAGAGGCTGACTAA
- a CDS encoding DUF3261 domain-containing protein has protein sequence MMQRWMLPLLVACVLPACTRWLGVPPCTPILPPQPVVGWPVAKDWAELVRLQPQGGDERRLVAVVSRDPERLQLRGLSPLGLDWFRLEYEAGEPVVEWIGGPPADFDARVLVGDFQLVHWPVERLQAQLPRGRWSLTERNGLRTLSCGNQLVATVEYLADGGWRLFNPGLGYTLVGQPLGATGTKPPSGP, from the coding sequence ATGATGCAACGCTGGATGCTGCCGCTGCTGGTCGCCTGCGTGCTTCCGGCCTGTACGCGCTGGCTCGGGGTGCCCCCTTGCACGCCGATCTTGCCGCCTCAGCCGGTGGTGGGTTGGCCGGTCGCTAAGGACTGGGCCGAGCTCGTCCGACTGCAGCCGCAAGGTGGCGACGAGCGCCGTCTGGTGGCGGTGGTTAGCCGCGATCCGGAGCGGCTCCAGCTACGGGGTTTGAGCCCGCTGGGCCTCGACTGGTTTCGGCTGGAGTACGAGGCCGGCGAACCTGTGGTCGAGTGGATCGGTGGGCCGCCCGCTGATTTCGATGCCCGGGTGCTGGTCGGTGACTTTCAGCTGGTGCACTGGCCTGTCGAGCGACTCCAGGCACAACTGCCACGCGGCAGGTGGTCGCTGACGGAGCGCAACGGCCTGCGGACCTTGTCATGCGGGAATCAGCTCGTGGCCACGGTGGAATACCTTGCCGATGGCGGTTGGCGGTTGTTCAACCCGGGGCTCGGCTATACGCTTGTGGGTCAGCCACTAGGCGCGACCGGCACCAAGCCACCGTCCGGGCCATGA
- a CDS encoding pteridine-dependent deoxygenase, translating to MLTVHTSHLNTPTLLDSPDVMAVVDFAQTPGPRPEDPRQMVTPLGSQANLREVWTTSSGPVTSGQTGRIQFVRSGTETIGTLVLEDAGQAIETLAYRAYTELLTWLDAQPHQHLWRVWNFLADINIGDGDQERYRLFSVGRLRALRESAVPDRALPPATAIGCQAPLVYLMFIAGGQPCQPVENPRQLSAYRYPRRYGPASPSFARAARVDAGSLIVSGTASIVGHETQHPGDWARQLDETHRNLEALTAHAGVEAAPRALRAYLRPEVPLGPVVERIRARWGEHLDVIPLVGEICRTDLMLEIEGVWPLSAHTTADRSAAASRAAEV from the coding sequence ATGCTGACCGTCCACACGTCCCACCTCAACACGCCAACCTTGCTGGACAGCCCGGATGTCATGGCGGTCGTGGATTTTGCACAAACCCCGGGGCCGCGCCCCGAGGATCCCCGCCAGATGGTCACCCCGTTGGGCAGTCAGGCCAATCTACGCGAGGTCTGGACCACGTCCTCGGGCCCCGTGACTTCGGGCCAGACCGGACGCATCCAGTTCGTTCGCAGCGGCACCGAAACCATCGGTACGCTGGTGCTCGAAGACGCCGGGCAGGCCATCGAAACCCTGGCCTACCGTGCCTACACAGAGCTGCTGACATGGCTGGATGCCCAGCCCCATCAACATCTCTGGCGGGTCTGGAATTTCCTGGCCGACATCAACATCGGTGATGGCGACCAGGAACGGTATCGCCTGTTCAGCGTGGGCCGCCTGCGCGCGCTGCGGGAGTCTGCCGTGCCGGATCGCGCCTTGCCGCCTGCCACGGCCATCGGATGCCAGGCGCCCTTGGTTTATCTCATGTTCATCGCAGGGGGACAGCCGTGCCAACCGGTCGAAAACCCGCGACAACTGTCCGCCTATCGCTATCCACGCCGGTACGGACCTGCCAGCCCGTCCTTTGCGCGCGCAGCCAGGGTCGATGCGGGGTCACTCATCGTCTCCGGCACGGCCAGCATTGTCGGCCATGAGACCCAGCATCCGGGCGATTGGGCACGGCAGCTGGACGAAACCCACCGCAATCTCGAAGCACTGACCGCCCACGCCGGTGTGGAGGCCGCGCCCCGAGCACTACGCGCCTATCTGCGGCCCGAGGTCCCACTGGGGCCTGTTGTCGAGCGCATCCGCGCACGCTGGGGTGAGCATCTCGATGTGATCCCGCTCGTCGGCGAGATCTGCCGCACCGACCTGATGCTGGAAATCGAGGGTGTCTGGCCATTGTCGGCCCACACCACCGCTGACCGCAGCGCGGCTGCATCACGCGCCGCGGAGGTCTGA
- a CDS encoding outer membrane lipoprotein carrier protein LolA gives MPWRRVMHGARLLGVIWVLGSAAGAAQADAAASGIAEVEARVRAAEELTGTFTQRREIDSLPFPLLSTGRFALLSDAGLYWHVLSPAESALRVRQGRVDERVGQGAWAPVELGATAQRLTGQLLTDWVAGRFRRLDAMFDVMVQLDDQGWTVQLSPRDAAVASVIQQVRLRGDQFVREIRIKHVNGEATEIELTPAPDRPLTESERGVLVD, from the coding sequence ATGCCCTGGCGGCGTGTGATGCATGGGGCGCGGTTGCTCGGGGTGATCTGGGTACTTGGCAGCGCGGCGGGTGCGGCGCAGGCCGATGCGGCCGCGTCAGGCATCGCTGAGGTCGAGGCCCGGGTTCGCGCGGCCGAGGAGCTCACGGGGACGTTCACCCAGCGCCGCGAGATTGACTCCTTACCGTTCCCGCTGCTGTCCACCGGGCGGTTTGCCCTGTTGTCGGATGCCGGGCTGTACTGGCATGTGTTGTCGCCAGCGGAGTCCGCCTTGCGGGTACGGCAGGGTCGCGTGGACGAGCGGGTGGGCCAGGGAGCCTGGGCGCCTGTCGAGCTTGGGGCGACGGCGCAGCGCCTGACCGGGCAGTTGCTGACAGATTGGGTGGCGGGCCGGTTTCGACGCCTAGACGCCATGTTTGATGTGATGGTCCAACTCGACGATCAGGGCTGGACGGTGCAGCTGTCGCCGCGAGACGCGGCCGTGGCGTCCGTGATCCAGCAGGTTCGGTTGCGTGGGGATCAATTCGTGCGCGAGATCCGAATCAAGCACGTCAATGGCGAGGCGACCGAGATCGAACTGACACCGGCTCCGGATCGTCCACTCACCGAAAGCGAACGGGGCGTGCTGGTTGACTAG
- a CDS encoding LpxL/LpxP family acyltransferase, with amino-acid sequence MSEEWRSYQERGSGFWIRVVFWLGRCLGRPLTRLMLWPIVSYFVLTGRDARQASRDYLRRVLDRPVRRGDIWRHLHVFASTILDRLYFYTDDQGVFDVCVQGAELFDSITRSGRGALLLSAHLGSFDAMRGAAQQREDNLSLRVLMDLSHGAALNAALRSVNPALLDLVIDSSQASTELGLAIRDAIEEGCVVGLMADRVNSPQEKTVTVEFFGESVRVPATPWLLAAVLRVPVLLGICTFEGGRRYQVNFECLHPGGQAIGSRQRMAFAQQQAQAYMARVEHYARRSPYNWFNFYRYWSDEAQV; translated from the coding sequence GTGAGCGAAGAATGGCGATCTTACCAAGAGCGGGGCAGTGGCTTCTGGATTCGCGTGGTTTTCTGGCTGGGCCGGTGTCTCGGTCGCCCGCTGACGCGACTGATGCTATGGCCCATCGTGAGTTATTTCGTGCTGACCGGGCGCGACGCGCGCCAGGCTTCGCGAGACTACCTGCGCCGTGTGCTGGACCGCCCGGTCCGGCGTGGGGATATCTGGCGTCATCTGCATGTCTTCGCGTCGACGATCCTGGATCGGCTGTATTTCTATACCGACGATCAGGGCGTTTTCGATGTCTGCGTGCAGGGCGCGGAACTCTTCGATTCGATCACCCGCTCCGGGCGGGGCGCCTTGTTGCTCAGCGCCCACCTGGGCAGCTTTGACGCCATGCGCGGGGCCGCACAGCAGCGTGAGGACAATTTGTCCCTGCGAGTGCTGATGGATCTGTCTCACGGCGCCGCGCTGAACGCCGCGCTGCGGAGCGTAAATCCCGCGTTGCTGGATCTGGTGATCGACTCATCCCAGGCATCCACGGAACTGGGTCTGGCGATCCGAGATGCCATTGAAGAGGGCTGCGTGGTGGGCCTGATGGCCGACCGCGTGAACAGTCCCCAGGAGAAGACCGTCACGGTCGAGTTCTTCGGTGAGTCGGTGCGTGTACCGGCCACGCCATGGCTGCTGGCGGCCGTGCTGCGCGTGCCGGTGCTGTTGGGTATTTGCACCTTCGAGGGTGGGCGCCGCTATCAGGTGAACTTCGAATGCCTGCACCCGGGCGGGCAGGCCATTGGCAGTCGCCAGCGCATGGCCTTCGCCCAGCAACAGGCCCAGGCCTATATGGCGCGGGTCGAGCACTACGCCCGGCGCAGCCCCTATAACTGGTTCAATTTTTACCGCTACTGGTCAGACGAGGCGCAGGTTTGA
- a CDS encoding excinuclease: MKQWIFALLLGLVAVAPAQARDDHKTYPLSDFFAREDVQNRLGNDVKFYFGDQAHPAIASRLGEYQSNKKTNAFNKTDQEACEWALLSAMLSLRDRAVGLGADAVVNITSNYRNTPFSSQSEYMCGAGNIIAGVTMKGEAVKFD, from the coding sequence ATGAAACAATGGATATTTGCCCTCTTGCTCGGCTTGGTGGCCGTGGCGCCAGCCCAGGCGCGGGATGATCACAAGACCTATCCGCTATCTGACTTTTTTGCACGCGAAGATGTGCAGAATCGGCTCGGCAATGATGTGAAGTTCTATTTTGGCGATCAGGCCCATCCGGCCATTGCCTCCCGGCTTGGCGAATACCAGTCGAACAAGAAGACCAACGCCTTTAACAAGACCGATCAGGAAGCCTGCGAATGGGCGCTGCTGTCGGCCATGTTGTCGCTGCGCGACCGTGCGGTGGGCCTCGGGGCCGATGCCGTGGTCAACATCACCAGTAACTACCGCAATACGCCGTTCTCGTCTCAGTCCGAGTACATGTGCGGGGCGGGGAACATCATTGCGGGTGTCACCATGAAGGGCGAAGCCGTTAAATTCGACTAA
- a CDS encoding ApeP family dehydratase produces MTQSEFSLPSLPCAAEAFLPHDAPMALVDQILTVEPGRLMARVDIHPDCQFADADGVPVWVGIEYMAQTIAAYGGVLATTQGQPVKIGFLVSARKVRCAVDAFGFGDVLDVEAREINMPDDGLATFDCQVLRDGQSLMSARINVYQPADPLRYLQENA; encoded by the coding sequence ATGACGCAATCTGAATTCAGTCTGCCCTCGCTGCCCTGTGCCGCCGAGGCGTTCCTGCCGCATGACGCGCCGATGGCCCTGGTGGACCAAATCCTGACTGTGGAGCCAGGGCGATTGATGGCGCGTGTGGACATTCATCCGGACTGCCAGTTTGCTGATGCCGATGGCGTGCCGGTTTGGGTGGGCATCGAGTACATGGCGCAAACCATCGCGGCGTACGGCGGGGTGCTGGCGACCACGCAGGGGCAGCCGGTCAAGATCGGTTTTCTGGTGAGTGCCCGCAAGGTGCGGTGCGCCGTGGATGCCTTTGGTTTCGGCGATGTGTTGGATGTTGAGGCTCGTGAGATCAACATGCCAGACGACGGGCTGGCGACCTTCGATTGTCAGGTGCTGCGTGATGGCCAAAGCCTGATGAGCGCCCGCATCAATGTTTACCAGCCGGCCGATCCGCTCCGGTACCTCCAAGAGAACGCATGA
- a CDS encoding glycosyltransferase family 2 protein — translation MRPTPVSGLNPCIVIPVFNHGAAIGRVLERLRPYGLPCWLIDDGSDRDCANTLQHLAAEQPDWIRLERLPHNQGKGAAFHHGLRCAQQAGHSHVIQIDADGQHAPEDLPRLLAAAEDRPDAIISGVPIYDESVPRIRLYGRYLTHVWVWINTASLQIQDSMCGFRIYPVTFTAALMQRNRIGHRMEFDTDILVHAYWDGAPVVNVPTRVRYPEDGVSHFRMLRDNARISGMHARLFFKMLWRRFGLGRRIKPAPRLTSSGKN, via the coding sequence TTGAGGCCCACGCCCGTGTCCGGCCTGAACCCCTGCATTGTCATTCCCGTGTTCAACCATGGCGCGGCCATTGGCCGCGTGCTCGAACGCCTGCGGCCGTACGGCCTGCCCTGTTGGCTCATCGACGACGGCAGCGACCGCGATTGTGCGAACACCCTGCAGCACCTGGCGGCCGAGCAGCCGGATTGGATCCGGCTGGAGCGCCTGCCCCACAACCAGGGCAAGGGCGCGGCATTTCATCACGGCCTGCGCTGCGCGCAGCAAGCCGGGCACAGTCACGTGATCCAGATCGACGCCGATGGACAGCATGCGCCGGAGGACTTGCCCCGCCTGCTCGCCGCGGCAGAAGACCGGCCGGATGCCATCATCAGCGGCGTGCCAATTTATGACGAATCCGTGCCCCGAATTCGACTCTATGGGCGCTATCTCACCCACGTCTGGGTCTGGATCAACACCGCGTCCCTACAAATCCAGGATTCGATGTGCGGATTTCGCATTTATCCCGTGACCTTCACGGCCGCGTTAATGCAGCGCAACCGCATCGGCCATCGCATGGAGTTCGATACGGATATTCTCGTCCATGCCTACTGGGATGGCGCACCCGTCGTGAATGTCCCGACGCGCGTTCGCTATCCCGAAGACGGGGTTTCGCACTTCCGTATGTTGCGCGACAACGCTCGTATTTCAGGGATGCACGCCCGGCTGTTCTTCAAAATGCTGTGGCGCCGATTCGGTCTGGGCCGGCGAATCAAACCTGCGCCTCGTCTGACCAGTAGCGGTAAAAATTGA
- a CDS encoding MMPL family transporter — translation MSVAAGLLVVAGHRGLALETDIRAAFGGSTADSELDAWVDDIVEASLDQTLLLIGHPRRDGLRQAIQAADRWLASQALLQPMQPPAALWADPALRPHAGHLLTTADLADLRQQSADAWADRALRRLHGPTGGLGGYGVAEDLFGTLGRFAASRWPAGDVDWIDGLPVVRGDGRDWGVLRLRSSAGGFGLAAAATTVDALDALKATLAVAAPGVQLLELSVSRHADTAAQRSQSEMRRIGTVSLLAIGVLLGWLFLHPAPLLLTALSVGSGLLLGLAAVVTVFDTLHLIALVFGATLIGVAVDYAFHLLLAQGDARARVRAIRPGVTLGWATTCIAFAGLLLAPFQSLQQVAVFSVVGLSGAYVTVFALLAYWPRLDRWQPRPAAMRLADWLLTGRRSKPRWGLLLGTLAAAVAMTGLLRLAPNDDLRAMYYSAPALLAEAGRVQALVGGVEASQMLVLRADDQESLLRALEQVGPALDRLRGDGVVTTVIQAGRSLPSLGRQQASHAAMAATLYAPGAALDRLAARLQAPSQWVDARRAAFHASRPLTFERWQTLTAATPHAGLIRPLDQGWGALLRLGGVSDLPRLQQMVNRQRKAGLDLQWLDTVAQAEAGLAAARRDATRVLLFAAVVAGLIVVLRYGLLRAAVVAVPPGLAVAVTLGLCGWAQAGFSVFRLFALLLVLGLAIDYAVFAAETVRDRQRTLVAIVLSMLTTLLAFGLLGLSATPALAEFGATVVCGVVVAFVSTLGLWRAGWLRVR, via the coding sequence ATGAGTGTGGCCGCGGGGCTGCTCGTCGTCGCGGGCCACCGTGGCCTAGCGCTCGAAACGGATATCCGTGCCGCCTTTGGCGGGTCGACTGCCGACTCCGAGTTGGATGCCTGGGTCGATGACATCGTCGAAGCATCGCTGGACCAGACGCTGTTGCTGATCGGTCACCCGCGGCGCGATGGGCTGCGTCAGGCCATTCAGGCTGCGGACCGCTGGCTTGCAAGCCAAGCCCTGCTCCAGCCCATGCAACCCCCTGCGGCGCTTTGGGCCGATCCGGCCTTGCGGCCACATGCCGGGCACTTGCTGACCACGGCCGACCTCGCGGACCTGCGGCAGCAGAGCGCGGATGCCTGGGCTGATCGGGCCTTGCGGCGTCTGCACGGGCCCACCGGTGGCTTGGGCGGCTACGGCGTGGCCGAAGACCTGTTCGGAACCCTCGGGCGTTTCGCTGCGAGTCGCTGGCCGGCTGGCGATGTTGATTGGATTGACGGGCTGCCCGTTGTTCGTGGTGATGGCCGCGATTGGGGCGTGCTGCGGTTACGCTCGTCTGCTGGTGGGTTTGGCCTGGCGGCCGCGGCCACCACGGTGGATGCGCTGGACGCGCTGAAAGCCACCCTCGCTGTCGCCGCCCCTGGCGTGCAACTGCTGGAGCTCAGTGTCAGCCGGCATGCCGACACGGCCGCCCAGCGTTCGCAGTCGGAGATGCGCCGGATTGGAACGGTGTCGCTGCTCGCGATCGGAGTCTTGCTTGGCTGGTTGTTCCTGCACCCGGCGCCGCTGCTGCTAACCGCGTTGAGCGTCGGCTCCGGCCTGTTGCTGGGGCTGGCCGCTGTGGTGACGGTCTTCGATACCTTGCACCTGATCGCGCTGGTATTCGGTGCCACCCTGATCGGGGTGGCCGTGGACTACGCGTTTCATTTGTTGCTGGCCCAGGGGGATGCGCGGGCGCGGGTGCGCGCCATTCGGCCGGGGGTCACGCTGGGCTGGGCGACCACATGCATCGCGTTTGCCGGGCTGTTGCTGGCGCCGTTTCAAAGTCTCCAGCAGGTCGCCGTTTTTTCAGTGGTCGGGCTGTCCGGTGCGTATGTCACGGTCTTCGCTCTGCTGGCCTACTGGCCACGGCTGGACCGGTGGCAGCCGCGGCCCGCGGCCATGCGACTCGCCGACTGGCTGCTGACAGGCCGGCGCTCCAAGCCGCGCTGGGGGCTGCTGCTGGGCACGCTCGCCGCTGCTGTGGCCATGACCGGACTGCTACGGCTGGCCCCCAATGATGACTTGCGCGCGATGTACTACAGCGCGCCCGCATTGCTGGCCGAAGCCGGGCGCGTGCAGGCGCTGGTCGGCGGGGTGGAGGCGTCGCAAATGTTGGTGCTGCGTGCCGACGACCAAGAGTCCCTGCTACGGGCGTTGGAGCAGGTGGGCCCGGCCCTGGATCGGTTGCGCGGCGATGGGGTGGTAACGACGGTGATACAGGCTGGCCGGTCGCTGCCCTCGCTCGGGCGGCAGCAGGCTTCCCACGCCGCGATGGCAGCAACGCTCTATGCGCCTGGCGCCGCCCTGGATCGCCTGGCGGCCCGGCTGCAAGCCCCATCACAGTGGGTGGATGCACGTCGCGCCGCGTTTCATGCGAGCCGGCCGCTGACATTCGAGCGCTGGCAGACCTTGACCGCAGCAACGCCGCACGCGGGACTGATTCGACCTCTGGATCAGGGTTGGGGCGCGCTCCTGCGCCTGGGGGGCGTCAGCGACCTGCCGAGGTTGCAGCAGATGGTGAACCGGCAGCGAAAGGCTGGTCTTGATCTGCAATGGTTGGACACGGTGGCGCAGGCCGAAGCCGGTCTGGCGGCGGCGCGCAGGGATGCGACGCGGGTGCTGCTGTTCGCGGCCGTGGTTGCCGGCCTGATCGTGGTGCTGCGGTACGGCCTGCTGCGGGCAGCGGTCGTCGCCGTGCCACCTGGCCTGGCGGTCGCGGTCACGCTTGGACTGTGTGGCTGGGCGCAGGCGGGATTCAGCGTGTTTCGTCTGTTCGCGCTGCTGCTGGTGCTGGGCCTGGCCATCGACTACGCCGTCTTTGCTGCGGAGACGGTGCGCGACCGCCAGCGCACGCTGGTCGCCATCGTGCTCTCCATGCTGACCACGTTGCTGGCATTCGGCCTGCTGGGTCTGAGCGCGACACCGGCCCTGGCCGAGTTCGGTGCCACGGTGGTGTGCGGTGTTGTGGTCGCCTTTGTCTCAACGCTTGGGTTGTGGCGGGCAGGTTGGTTGAGGGTGCGATGA
- a CDS encoding beta-ketoacyl-ACP synthase: protein MAKPDRVVVTGMAGFCPLGGSWDDIADRLGQHVSGIRYMPDWDQYEDMRTRLAGVIPQFELPASYTRKKTRTMGRVSKLAVRASELALEQAAFPLETADLTEIGVAYGSSSGCTAATMELSKFLGGDGRSGVSSTSYLRMMPHTTAANVSMHFGLKGRIIPTSSACVSGSQAIGYAYEAVRFGRIEAMVAGGSEALCPSQAVVFDMLYATSIKNDTPTQTPSPYDAERDGLVIGEGGCSFVLESLESAQRRGATILAEVVGYGASSDGAHATRPSQDMMAHAMRQSLKDAGIPASEVGFVCGHGTATDHGDVAESQATVEVLGFKPMASYKGHMGHTLGACGALESWFAIEMMNRGRFDPTLNLRTPDPACGELDYLMGESRDIDTEYVMNNNFAFGGVNSSLIFKRWQA, encoded by the coding sequence TTGGCTAAGCCAGATCGCGTGGTCGTCACAGGGATGGCCGGGTTTTGTCCGCTAGGCGGCAGCTGGGACGATATTGCCGACCGTCTCGGTCAGCATGTCAGCGGTATCCGGTACATGCCGGACTGGGACCAGTACGAGGACATGCGGACCCGGCTGGCCGGTGTGATTCCACAGTTCGAGTTGCCGGCAAGCTATACCCGCAAGAAAACCCGGACCATGGGGCGGGTTTCAAAGCTGGCTGTCCGCGCCTCCGAACTGGCGCTGGAGCAGGCGGCGTTTCCATTGGAGACGGCGGATCTCACGGAAATCGGCGTCGCCTATGGGTCGTCGAGCGGCTGCACGGCGGCGACCATGGAACTCAGCAAGTTCCTGGGCGGTGACGGCCGGAGTGGCGTCAGCTCCACCAGCTACCTGCGCATGATGCCGCATACCACCGCGGCCAACGTCAGCATGCACTTCGGGCTCAAGGGGCGGATTATTCCGACTTCCAGCGCCTGCGTGTCTGGCAGCCAGGCGATTGGCTATGCCTATGAGGCGGTTCGCTTCGGTCGTATCGAGGCCATGGTCGCCGGGGGCTCCGAGGCGCTTTGCCCGTCGCAGGCCGTCGTCTTCGACATGCTGTATGCCACCAGTATCAAGAACGACACGCCCACCCAAACGCCTTCGCCGTACGACGCCGAACGCGATGGTCTCGTCATCGGCGAGGGCGGCTGCTCCTTCGTGCTTGAATCGCTGGAGTCGGCGCAGCGGCGGGGTGCGACCATTCTGGCCGAGGTCGTGGGGTATGGGGCCAGCTCCGATGGGGCGCATGCCACGCGGCCCAGCCAAGACATGATGGCCCACGCCATGCGGCAGTCGCTTAAGGATGCGGGCATCCCGGCCAGTGAGGTGGGTTTCGTCTGCGGGCATGGCACGGCCACGGATCATGGCGATGTGGCCGAGAGTCAGGCCACGGTCGAGGTCTTGGGTTTCAAGCCCATGGCCTCGTACAAGGGCCATATGGGGCATACCCTGGGCGCCTGCGGCGCTTTGGAGTCGTGGTTTGCGATCGAGATGATGAACCGGGGCCGTTTCGACCCCACCCTCAATCTCCGCACGCCTGACCCGGCCTGTGGCGAGCTTGACTACCTGATGGGCGAAAGTCGCGACATCGACACCGAATACGTCATGAACAACAACTTTGCTTTTGGGGGCGTCAACAGTTCGCTAATATTCAAGCGCTGGCAGGCCTGA